CAAGGTGACACTGGTTCCAGCCTGTCCagtacagcagcacagaaacagcagcaatacCCTGGCCACCAGCCAGCCCAGGAGCACCACCGTGGCTGGGCACAGTTCAGTGAGGTGAGTGCAGTGCAGCACCACAGCAGAAAGTGGCCACTAACGAGCACCAGACCCTAACACACAGTCAGAAATGCATACATTTACAGACTTTCATGCTGGAGAGTAAATCCATTGATTTGCAAGACTCTATTAAGTGGTTTAAAGTAGTATTTAAACTACAGATGATTTTCCTGACAGTTGAGCATATGTAAAAGAAGCAGTGCTTTCATGAAAGCCCTTGTCACTTTCTCATGGATGGAAACAGGAGGTTTTCcattaaattcagattttatattaattttcaatCTATTATGTCATAGCCCAAATATGCCAGCACACTCAagaagtgtttttttccctttatttgtACAATGAATAACATGGACAAGTATTAGTCAGATGAGACAAGATATTTTGCCCTTTAAAGGTCCTCATCTCTAGTGAGAATATGGAACTTCTTTTTCTGCacctttttcattatttcagcctttcctttcctttcctttcctttcctttcctttcctttcctttcctttcctttcctttcctttcctttcctttcctttcctttcctttcctttcctttcctttcctttcctttcctttcctttcctttcctttcctttcctttcctttcctttcctttcctttcctttcctttcctttcctttccttcccttcccttcccttcccttcccttcccttcccttcccttcccttcccttcccttcccttcccttcccttcccttcccttcccttcccttcccttcccttcccttcccttcccttcccttcccttcccttcccttcccttcccttcccttcccttcccttcccttcccttcccttcccttcccttcccttcccttccctcccctcccctcccctcccctcccctcccctcccctcccctccccctcccctcccctcccctcccctcccctcccctcccctcccctccctttccctttccctttccctttccctttccctttccctttccctttccctttccctttccctttccctttccctttccctttccctttccctttccctttccctttccctgaaaATATCTCTGCTTGGAGGTTTTTTGAATTAAAGATTTAGCTGGGGATGTATTAAGTAGATGCAGTGTTCAACAGTTTACAATAGATGGGAATTAGGAATTTGATTTCAGATGACTCAGGGGACTTCACATGCTGTTGTTATTACTGGTGTTTAAGcctgctatttattttaaaaacatctgtCACAGAAACAGTGGAAGTAGTAAACCTATGACAGATTCTTCCTCCCTGATCACTTAATCCACCCTTAATCCTTAAACCATCGTTGCAGGAAGATAGACTTTCATGTTTTCAAAAGGCTTCCACTGTTCACATTCAAAAAGTTTGAAAGAGCCATTAAAAATTAACACTAATCTTATTGCAATGGAGTTCAATAGACAGATTTCTATAATCAAATAAGAGATTAATTATGTATTCAAAATGGAAACAATGGAAAAGAACTGCAGAAAATGCAGTGCTGTTACAGTGAGTAACTGTAAAGGCTGAACTGAACACGCTTTACAGTGAGGAGTTAAATAAGTTGTTATACAAATGATGGGTCTGGATGCTCCCTTCTGCACCAACATCCTCTGGCTGAACAGGCTGCACTATCTTCTTCCATGTCTGGACATACACATAATTTGAGAGTTATGGAAACAGATCTCAGTTGCTTTACATCTACTCTGCCATTGATGCTGTGATGGAaaagaaggggtttttttattatgagAGTTTGTGTTCTGGTAGTAACAAGGATTTTTAATCATAGCACTATATATTTGCTTTTCCCTAAAGGAATAGGGGGAAAgagacaaaatataaaaataaatataagaaaGAACAAGACTATGAAGCAAAATAAGGTGTTACATAGTTTATTAATTTTGATTCataaacatataaatatgtatCTAAGGATTTGCCTCAAAATAATACAGTATCAATGGCCATGATAGATATATTcacatataaaaaataaaaaggatctTTACAGTACTTTATGAGGAATTTTGTAATACTTTCCTGGATCAGCAAAAGTCATGTTTTGAGGAGGCTACTGCGTTACCTTGCTTTTCTTACAATTTATgtacattttctttgtgttacATCCTCTCGTACAATAGTTATGCACTGCACATAATTAAAGTGCACAAAACCAATTAAAATTCTCTATATCTTACTGTCAAAATGCAAATCAGTGAAAATATGGTTCAAAATAACCAAAGTTATCCCATACCTGCTTAAATGCACTTATCAGCTTAAGATTAAGCTCATATTTGCTCTGTAATACCTGTTGTAATTTTATGAATAGTGTTATAGGTAGTATGGTAGCTGTCATCACAGATACAATGCAGCAAAATATTCAGCTGGCTCATGGCTTTCTGCAAAGAAACCAGATTTCTGGtattttgtataaaaaaaaaattattttaagccaCTGTTAATAGGTAACACAGGTTACATCATTTGGTAAAAAATTCTGGTATCACATGTTATGCATTTGGATGGATAACACAGAACTAGAAAAGCAAGcctgaggaaaaaataagcaaTCAATCAAGTGATTTGCTTTAATCGATAATTAGCTTGGTCTGTGAAGGCCAGATCAGAGTgtttcatattaatttttaatgccaTTTGCAGTGTCATAAAATAAGTTATAATATCAAAATAAAGAGGAACTGAGAACCATTATGTTAAACTACTCTTGACTGGAAACATGTTGAAATTTGAAGACATTTCCTTGAAAGATACCCATCTCGAAGGAAATCCACAGGGAATAAACTGTGAAAAAACTTCTAAAGCCTTTTGCCTGAAGTATTTCCCAACAAAGACATAAATCACAGGGTTAATGCAGCTGTTGGTGATAGCCAGCATATAAGAAAACTGCTCCCCAAAGTTGATCAGTTCTCCCCAGAAGCAGCCTTTGATCACTTCTGTATGGTATAATGTATCAAGGAATACAAAAAAATGGTGAGGAGTccagcagaaaagaaacatcAATACCACAGTGAAGATCAGCCTGGTTGCCTTTGTGCCTTTGTGCCTCTTGCAACCCTTTGCTCTGAGTGCTCTTCgttcttttgctgttttttgtaGGGACCTAATGGTGGAGAAATTGAGGAAGATGATTGCTGTGGATGGCAACAGAAACCCCACCACATTGCCTACCAGGCTTTCAGCTATTTCCCACGATGGGCTGGGAAAGTCCAAAGTGCACGCTGAAATATTCCACTGGGGAAAGTCTTTCACAGTCCGGAACATGAAAGCTGGGATGCTGAGAAGGATGCAAAAGAACCAGATGAGCAAGCAGATCCCTTTGGTGATAGTTTTGCTCCATATCTCTCTGTGGTTCAAGGTATGGACAAAAGTCAAATAGCGATCCATGCTGACAGCCACGAGCAAGTAGATGCTGGTGTACATGTTCAAGGTGATGGAGGCGCTGATGCTGCGGCACAGGAAACTGCCAAATGGCCAGTTAAACTCATTATTGATGTTCTCTGCCCAGAAAGGGAGGCATGTGAGGAAGATGAGGTCAGCAACAGCAAGGTTCATAAGGTAGATTTCAGCTATCTTCAGGGGGCCCTTGTGCAGTGAATAAATGAAGAGAACAAACACATTTCCAAGCATACCAATAACACAGACAGTGTTGATGTACTTGGGTCCTACATAGTACACGATGTCCCACCAGTCATCCAAGTCTGGGCAAACAGTTGAGTTGTTCTGATTTTCACTTTGGTTTGAGGAAGGAATATTCAGTAGAGGAGTTTCAGTCATTTTGTAAAAAATTTGGAAATGTACAGGAGGCGTCTTcgaaatgagagaaaataactgcaaaaaAGAATCATAAAAGAGCAAAAGTTGCCTCTCATGAGTGGTGTAACAAACATTTAACTGCTTCAAATTCTTTATTAGTCCCTACTGATTATTATGGGCTAGATTAATACATACTTGATAAGTGCAGCAGTGGGAAATATTCTCAGTATTAGCAAGGATAGAACTTCCTCTACATCCCATGAAGTTTCCTCTCCTTGCTTCCATTGTTTAAAGtggcacagaggaaggaaagtgACAAATTAGTGTAAATAGTTCTGTACATCTCCTCCAGATTGATGACAGATACAGATATGGGAGAATTCCATCTCCCTGAGAGTAGTGGGAGTCATGCTGGCAACACAAAGCCAGCTTTGtatccttctctgccttttctcttaCTCTTATTTACCATGCTATGTACATTATTATGTTACTCTATTATgtactatattatatatacattaatatatttttatattctgttttcctgctgaagcAGGATCATGCCTGTTTCCCTGAATTGGGAAAGCTGCTCACTCTCTGTATGTGCCACTTGCTGCCTGAACTTTACATAAATTTTGTTCCTTCTCAGTTCCTCCCACCCTGAACTTTGGGTTCAAAATTGCTGTTAGATTAGACAGCTTATTGCCTTCAAATGTCAGCGGTTGGAATAATAAAACACAGACTTCTCCAAAATATTACGCTAAAAATCGTGCCTGGAGGAAAGGCCTCTGCAGCTCTAAATTTACAGCACTTTTCCCCAGTTCAAAAATTTCATTTGAGTTTGGCTGTCCCAGGCTCCAAAGTGTTTAGTTCATCATATCATTGGCAAtacctttatttctttctggtAGCTCCATGTGAGATTGTGCAGGAGCAAGAACACGGGTAAAACCTTATCCTCCCATGAAAATCCACTGGACTTTCTGTCAGAGATCCACTGTCAGAGCTGCCTCCTGCTTCATTCTTCTGGTGCTGCCATGCTTGATGATAGTGCCTGGATCCTGGTTTTCACAGGCATTCAATCTTAGAACTTATGTTATTATTGAGCCTGTTCTGCCCTCTGACATTTCAGTACTTcatatgcaaatggagcatgTCAATTGCAGAAAagaatgtatttgaaaaaaatgaatattttgcaATCAGTCATTCTAAATGTTGACTTTCTGCTGTAGCTATTTAACTCTGCCTTTTCAGCTTCTGTATTTTACACCCAGGAGACACCTAATGATGGACTTTCTGAAGAGAGAATTTAGGACCATCATTCATCTCTTTTACATATATGTACAGCCTCAGTGATTTCTGTATATGAGCACCTTGCAGTACTTATTTTGGGATGCCTCTAGGAATAAGTTTAGTATTAATATTCCACATCAGGCTATCTGGTACTAAGGCACAGAACATTTTTCATTGCTGCAGAATTAGGTGAGCAGCAAAGTTGTGTCTGAGTTCGTAAACGCACTCAAGCTGGCAGCCTTGACAGGGAACTAAGCTACAACTCAAGTTAGCACAGCTCCCTGGATTTCCCTCACAACAGTCTGAATGTTACCCAGCTCACAGACCTCTCACGCAAACGAGGATAACTTGAGAAAATCTAAAATTACAGATAAAACATATACAGCTAAAAAATGGCTGATTAGCATCAGAGAGGCTCTTTGTGAGACAGCAGAAATCTAGTGCTGTTGTAGCAGGAGGCTGGCTAAGGCATGAGAGAGCAATGGCAGAAAATCTGTAActttatatttcaaaaataatgtaGAAGAAAAATAGCAGTTAAACCtaaacagaattatttattttactaaatatagaataaaaagaaatgcttaTTGTCCTTGCTTGCCCTTTTCCTGATGACTTCTTGCTATCAGCTTATGCCAGCTACTCTGCACACTTCAGACATGATCTCTCAGCAGGAACCACAAATTCATTCATGATCAGCTCAGCTAAAAACACctggaagttttatttttcattgcaaCTTGGATTTTATTCACAGCTAAATCCAAATTCTTGTTCAGCTAGCAATAGTACCTGAGGATTCTGTAGAGTGTTTCGTTGCAAAAATTTCTCCACAGTCTACTAATCAGTGTCTGAGCACTACCACAAGCCACAAGCCTTTTATAAATTTAGAGTTCCAAATGTTCTCTTGACAGAAAATgcactttattttctgtaattccTGTAAGCATTTTGAAGTAGTTAGTGCTAATGGAAAATTAGCCACATGAATCGTTTTCAATTTCTGTCCTTAACACATTCCAGTCATCTTTTATACAAATAATgacatatttttttactttgaacTGATTTTTGATTAATTTCCATCTATCACCCTTTTTACTATTAATACTCATTAGCCAGTTAGAGCAATTAGGTAAAATGGATCATGGCTTTACACATAAACTAATACTGAGCATCAGAATTACTTTTGTggtgaaaaagaaagggaaagtcTTACTAGACTGCACAGATCAGAACTGAGAGcagaaaagattattttttaatataaaatatagaaattattttaataaaaataataaattaaaaaagagaggCATACCTACTCTTCGTCCTTCCTGGCAATCCAGGCAATGTTTCAAATTCGGAAATGGTTGATAAACAGCAGTACAGAGGTTACTGAGAGAATTCCAAGATGCATCCTGAGGCACAACTGAGTGACTGAGGGCTGTCCTGAGTGTTTTACTGGCTGTACACCATGTGTATGATGTTACATTTTGGAAGAAAGccccaggattttttttaactttcccAAACGTCAACTGAAGTAATATTCAAGAcatgtgaaatatttcattctcATTGTGAAATAATACAAGCCATGTGTTGTGACTATTGTCATGCTTTGACCACTAATTAAAGCTCTCAAATTGTCCTTGGCAATTAAAAATTCCATTGTGTGAATGTCTGTAAAAATAAGAACTTAATTAACAGCTCTGAAATGCCTTCTCTGTACCAATGCACAGGGAGAAATTAGAATTAGGTTTTTGTTGTGTAGGGAGCTCCGTTCCCTGCTAGACATGAGGGGAGCCATGCCAAGGAGCTGGGGGTAAAGCAGCACAGGTAGGTGGGAATGGCTGCTGAAACATGAACCTTGCTAAACTTCACTTTACTCTTTTTGAAAAGCACTGTTTTTTGCACCCCACTAGAGGTATTCAGGGCATGAATCTCTGTGAATATTACTGCTCAGTAATATTCATGATGACTGCTGTATTTTCTTAGGCTTGTACCCAAATAagcttcttctttttctgattaCTTTCTGGGACCAAGTAGCCTGAGAGTGGTGGTTTataaattattatctttttcATTCTGATTGTCCATTGATTagagcaatattttaaaaagataataTCTTGCATCTCGGACTTTACATGCAAATCTGTCTTAAACGTAGCCATGTAAACAATGTAGGTtttcaattagaaaaaaaaaacaaaacaacacaatgAGAAATTATCAAGGGACTGGAATGCTATTTACTTAtaggaaaatattcttctcATTAGCTGCTTAACCAGCACATGCACCGTATATCTTGATTTTTATTCAATTGTGTCCATTTTTGTTTGAtaagtaaattaaaatgaaaaggcagGGGAGGCTGAATGGTGATACCTTATTATGAACTTCCCTAtcatgaaaaatacttttattccaaatttttattaattaaagaaTAGTAAGATAGTTATGTGAACAGTGCTAAAATTGATAAACAAAAAATGTTCCCGTTAACACCATCACAATGGAGAAAACTCTAAATGGCTCAAGATAttaatgttggttttttttttttaatatcttgcaaaattttaattttggcaGACTTGAAACACAACGTGTAATTTGTGAATTACACATTATGTAAGGAATCCTAACAaattacagaaggaaaatcttGAAACAATCCATCTCACACTGACTCATAAAGGTAAGTGCAATATGACAGGAGATCTTCGTCACAGACTTTCCAAAGTCTCCACTTTGCTTACACTACTGCATTTCCGTGtttaagttattttttccaTAATGAAGAACATTTGAGCAATAACAAGAAGTTTGGAATTTGTCTTTGCTTGGACATGAATCTCTAGGATCTGCCAAGTTCCACATTTACTCACAAACTGAATAAAAAACTGCAGCTGCGTCTAAAATTTATATGATAAATAACAAGTCTTATAAAACTTGTCACATCAAAATGAGATCAAAATACTGGTTTTGCAAATCCAAGTCCTCTTTGCAAATATCgtttcttattttctgttgtttttcattGCTATATTTGGAAGATTTTTCAGTAATGGAGAGAGATTCAAAATTGGAAGTCTATGCATTTAGTAGAAAAAGTGAATAGGCACTGCAGTAGCTCCAGCATTTAAAGATCTTAGAACAAGTCTACAGAAGAAGCTGTAACTTTATATAAAGGGGATTTAATTTATTGTGTCTTTACAACTTAATTCCTCATTTCAACCTATAGAAAGTATATAAAGATCCAGTAATATTTCAGTTTGCACAGATGTAATGGACCATGAATTGAAGGAATTTGAAGGGttagtttaaaaatatcaataagagtaaatagttattttttttttttactgtaaaaagCATATCTGTCTATAGGCACCTTCAGCTCAGGATACTCACAGCATGTTGGTTTATGTTTTAAGCTAGAATGATCTTCAGTCACACCATCTAGGCAGTCTTTCCTGcagaaagtaaatatttttagagcTGTGTAAGAATTTACAAATGCTAACTGAGCCTCCCTGATCAGAATGATTAAACAAACATGTTGAACTTAGAGGTAAGAATCTTTGCTTAATTATCACACACATTATAAGGTAGACAAATGCCAAAAATCCCAAAGGTGTCCAGAGTTCTGGCTCTTGGTCCAACAGTTCAGCCattaaaaatcttccttttaaGATGGCTGGAGCCTTTAATGATTGGGACAAAATATCTTTTTGGATCAgtatgttttaattatttcattttctttattgaaATATTTGGCAAATCAGCCTAATTATCTGCTATAACTGTTCATCTGTTCTTTAACAGCAGAGAAGGTTTTTGATATAACCTTTTGAGGTAAAACTCTTTGTTCAGCTTTGTTGGATTTCTTCATATATACTATAGAGATTGCTAAGGAGAACTTAAACTCTGGTGCAGTTATTTACAATTCCCAAAGAATTATGCTGGTACCACCACAGTGTGGTAATAATCAAGCCCTACTAACTACAGTTTACAGAGCTTGAAACAGCAAAATATGAAGGAGCCAATACAGGTTGAATGGAATGGAAAGATGAATCAATGGCTAAAGACTGCTTAGGGATTTGGGAGACCTCAACCGAGATCCCAACTCCTCCATTGAAACCCTGTCTAAAAAAGAGCCACTTTCTCCTGTCTGCAATGACCACCTGTGGCTTGTGTAACAGCTCTTAAACTCTTAATTTTTCAAGTGAAGACAATAATCTACATGAAAAATGAGATAGTGGAGAGATGAGAATAATTCCTGCCTGTAAATGCTGAAGGCCAGAAATGTCATCTGGCTGTTGATACCCTTGCCATTCCTCTGGCCATGGTCCCCACTGCTGTCAGACTGAATGGGGAGTCAGCTCTTTGCATGGCCAAAGTCTTGAGAACAGTTGTGGCAGCCTCAGTAAAAGAGAAGATGGGAGCAGAGGTAAAAGGGGGGCAGgataaagaagaataaaaagataTGATTACTCTTTGCCATTTTCAGCTCTGAAATTATCAGGACAAAGTCTGACCTCATTTTACCAAAAATCCTTCTCATATTTTGTCATGCTTCTGTAAGAACAGAACTGAGCCAAGTGTGACTGGAAACTGTCAGTAGGTCAGATGTAGCTTGGATGTTACACTTtatttcttggggttttttattgtgTGTATAAATGGTGCATGTGAATACCACAAACGTGTCATCACACTGAGGAGTCAGTAAAATGGGAATGAAACATTTTGTGAGCTGACACTGTCTGTTCTGCGAtgtgcagaagctgctgcaggggctttCCATTGTTGCTGGTGTCTGCAAAGGACCTTGATCTATCAGCAGGCAGAGAAAAGCtaccagaaatatttcagtaccTTTATCTGCCTTAATTCTGATTTAAACTTCCAAAGGGACCAAGGGTGGTCAACAGCACTCAGCCCTGAAAAGAAAGATCTCAAAGTAGCTAAAATTGTGTTGCTTTCCTTTGGTGTACCGGGGAGCCAAGTAAGCATCTGGAACAGTTGAACTTTTGACAAATCATTCCTAAGTAACAGGATACAGGCTAGAGAAGAAAGTGCCAGGAAATCTCATTTCTGAAagtactttattttcttttgtacaTGCTTACTGCATagcaaaaaaaatgtgcttatatatttacattatttaaattcatgtaatatttacatttttatattttacttctcagtaCCAAATACT
The window above is part of the Vidua macroura isolate BioBank_ID:100142 chromosome 6, ASM2450914v1, whole genome shotgun sequence genome. Proteins encoded here:
- the BDKRB1 gene encoding B1 bradykinin receptor; protein product: MTETPLLNIPSSNQSENQNNSTVCPDLDDWWDIVYYVGPKYINTVCVIGMLGNVFVLFIYSLHKGPLKIAEIYLMNLAVADLIFLTCLPFWAENINNEFNWPFGSFLCRSISASITLNMYTSIYLLVAVSMDRYLTFVHTLNHREIWSKTITKGICLLIWFFCILLSIPAFMFRTVKDFPQWNISACTLDFPSPSWEIAESLVGNVVGFLLPSTAIIFLNFSTIRSLQKTAKERRALRAKGCKRHKGTKATRLIFTVVLMFLFCWTPHHFFVFLDTLYHTEVIKGCFWGELINFGEQFSYMLAITNSCINPVIYVFVGKYFRQKALEVFSQFIPCGFPSRWVSFKEMSSNFNMFPVKSSLT